One window of the Streptomyces sp. ITFR-21 genome contains the following:
- a CDS encoding helix-turn-helix transcriptional regulator, producing MIAPRPHLSPAAPTGRPERVSVAVYAQDVVLHIGVTHQLRQRPEVELLTEAEADRARTSLLVVDAVDDSVIALLQRMRRNAATRTGLVVGTFDATALQRVVECGVTAVLRRAEADQDRLLHLVLAMANGEGVLPGDLLGTLLTQVGNLQRSTLDQRGLSLSALSAREAAMLRLVSEGLDTAEIARKTSYSERTVKNVLHEITTRLQLRNRAHAVGFALRNGLI from the coding sequence ATGATCGCCCCCAGGCCGCACCTGTCCCCCGCCGCGCCGACCGGCCGGCCGGAGCGGGTGAGTGTGGCCGTCTACGCCCAGGATGTGGTCCTGCACATCGGCGTCACCCACCAGCTCCGCCAGCGCCCGGAGGTGGAGCTGCTCACCGAGGCCGAGGCGGACCGGGCGCGGACCTCGCTCCTGGTCGTCGACGCCGTGGACGATTCCGTGATCGCCCTGCTGCAACGGATGCGGCGCAACGCCGCCACCAGGACCGGCCTCGTCGTCGGCACCTTCGACGCCACAGCGCTGCAACGGGTGGTCGAGTGCGGGGTCACCGCGGTACTGCGGCGCGCCGAGGCGGACCAGGACCGGCTGCTGCACCTGGTGCTGGCGATGGCCAACGGCGAGGGCGTCCTACCCGGCGACCTGCTCGGGACGCTGCTGACCCAGGTCGGCAACCTCCAGCGGTCGACGCTCGATCAGCGCGGCCTGTCGCTGTCCGCGCTGTCGGCGCGCGAGGCCGCCATGCTCCGCCTGGTGTCGGAGGGGCTGGACACGGCGGAGATCGCGCGGAAGACCTCGTACTCGGAACGGACCGTCAAGAACGTGCTGCACGAGATCACCACCCGGCTCCAACTGCGCAACCGGGCCCACGCGGTCGGCTTCGCCCTGCGCAACGGGCTGATCTGA
- a CDS encoding VOC family protein, whose amino-acid sequence MNAIPARLDHLVHATPDLAATVADFTARTGVAPAPGGAHVGLGTRNHLVALGGSRYLEIIGPDPGQPEPARPRPFGIDALTEARTVTWAIGTPDVDAAVAAARAHGYDPGPAHPMSRRRPDGTLLAWRLTRSEAAHPSGLVPFLIDWGATVHPTASDLPAATLVGVSATVPDPDALRPLLAAVGTSLALAAGPVGLRVTLDTRRGRVTL is encoded by the coding sequence ATGAACGCCATTCCCGCACGTCTGGACCACCTCGTCCACGCCACCCCGGACCTGGCCGCGACGGTCGCCGACTTCACCGCCCGCACCGGCGTGGCGCCGGCCCCCGGCGGCGCCCACGTCGGCCTCGGCACCCGCAACCACCTTGTCGCGCTCGGGGGCTCCCGCTACCTGGAGATCATCGGCCCGGACCCCGGGCAGCCCGAGCCGGCGCGCCCGCGGCCGTTCGGGATCGACGCACTGACCGAAGCCCGTACGGTGACCTGGGCGATCGGCACGCCCGACGTGGACGCGGCGGTCGCGGCGGCCCGCGCGCACGGCTACGACCCCGGTCCCGCGCACCCGATGAGCCGCCGCCGGCCGGACGGCACCCTGCTGGCGTGGCGCCTGACCCGCAGCGAGGCCGCGCACCCCTCCGGCCTGGTGCCCTTCCTGATCGACTGGGGCGCCACCGTCCACCCCACGGCCTCGGACCTGCCCGCCGCCACCCTGGTGGGCGTCTCGGCGACCGTTCCCGACCCCGACGCGCTCCGCCCGCTGCTGGCCGCCGTCGGCACCTCACTCGCCCTGGCCGCCGGCCCGGTCGGGCTCCGCGTCACCCTCGACACCCGCCGCGGGCGGGTCACCCTGTGA
- a CDS encoding RNA polymerase sigma factor, whose translation MPEATDAGDDDGVGVGSSGTGTGTGTGTGEGTGAADGPPDAADAADAADGPPVTEPARRAVEAVWRIESARIVGALARYTRDVAFAEDVAQEAVAQALLAWSRDGVPANPVGWLLATARRRAVDGFRRRTALGERYAQLAHPLAEGEATSGAAVPPARSDDLPWDPDRVDDDVLALMFVACHPVLSPEARVALTLRAVGGLTSEEIARAFLVPVPTVQARITRAKKTIAAAGVPFELPPAGERRERLGGVLSVLYVIFTEGSTATAGDRLLRTDLAYEALRLARTLTALLPGEPEAYGLLALFELTAARFPARTGPDGEPVLLADQDRGRWDRSAIRRGLAAVGRAATLGQGLGPYGLQAAIAACHASAPSVAETDWERIVLLYEALGRVAPSPVVELNRAVAVAMAHGPRQALAMVDELAAADRLPGSHLLPTVRGELLLRLGRTAEARAELELAARLCRNTRERSVLLRKAAALE comes from the coding sequence ATGCCGGAGGCGACGGACGCCGGCGACGATGACGGCGTCGGCGTCGGCAGCTCCGGTACCGGTACCGGTACCGGTACCGGTACCGGCGAGGGTACGGGCGCCGCCGACGGTCCGCCGGACGCCGCTGACGCCGCTGACGCCGCTGACGGTCCGCCGGTCACCGAGCCGGCGCGGCGGGCCGTCGAGGCCGTCTGGCGGATCGAGTCCGCGCGGATCGTCGGCGCGCTCGCCCGCTACACCCGGGACGTCGCGTTCGCCGAGGACGTCGCCCAGGAGGCCGTGGCGCAGGCGCTGCTGGCCTGGTCGCGCGACGGCGTCCCGGCGAACCCGGTGGGCTGGCTGCTGGCGACCGCGCGGCGGCGCGCCGTCGACGGCTTCCGCCGCCGTACGGCCCTCGGCGAGCGCTACGCGCAACTCGCCCACCCGCTCGCCGAGGGCGAGGCCACGTCGGGCGCGGCGGTCCCGCCGGCCCGGTCGGACGACCTGCCCTGGGATCCCGACCGGGTCGACGACGACGTCCTCGCGCTGATGTTCGTGGCCTGCCATCCGGTGCTCTCACCCGAGGCCCGGGTGGCCCTGACGCTGCGCGCGGTCGGCGGCCTGACCAGCGAGGAGATCGCCCGCGCGTTCCTGGTGCCGGTGCCGACCGTCCAGGCCCGGATCACCCGGGCCAAGAAGACGATCGCCGCGGCGGGCGTGCCGTTCGAGCTGCCGCCCGCCGGGGAGCGGCGGGAGCGGCTCGGCGGTGTGCTGAGTGTGCTGTACGTGATCTTCACCGAGGGTTCCACGGCGACGGCCGGCGACCGGCTGCTGCGTACCGACCTGGCGTACGAGGCGCTGCGGCTGGCCCGGACGCTCACCGCGCTGCTGCCCGGCGAACCGGAGGCGTACGGGCTGCTGGCCCTGTTCGAGCTCACCGCCGCGCGCTTTCCCGCGCGCACCGGGCCCGACGGCGAGCCGGTGCTGCTGGCGGACCAGGACCGCGGGCGGTGGGACCGGTCCGCGATCCGCCGCGGTCTGGCCGCGGTGGGCCGGGCCGCGACTTTGGGACAGGGCCTCGGGCCGTACGGGTTGCAGGCCGCGATCGCCGCCTGCCACGCGTCGGCGCCATCGGTGGCGGAGACCGACTGGGAGCGGATCGTGCTGCTCTACGAGGCGCTGGGCCGGGTGGCCCCCTCCCCGGTCGTCGAGCTCAACCGGGCCGTCGCCGTCGCGATGGCCCACGGACCGCGGCAGGCGCTGGCCATGGTCGACGAGCTGGCCGCCGCCGACCGCCTCCCGGGCTCCCACCTGCTGCCGACCGTACGCGGCGAGCTGCTGCTGCGTCTCGGCCGTACCGCCGAGGCCCGCGCGGAACTCGAACTCGCCGCCCGGCTGTGCCGCAACACCCGCGAACGGTCGGTCCTGCTGCGCAAGGCGGCGGCCCTGGAATGA
- a CDS encoding GOLPH3/VPS74 family protein, with product MRTLADDLLVLSIGRSGRLRCAETLPYGLRGAELADLVAAGRVAVETTGGPIRIAVLDPSPVGDVLLDRAIRWVLREPSPLHPSAFVKRTVGRSPGAHIDHARDLGTVTVDPRRAGRPAPGRIRVVDPAHREAARARVDHVVDSDRPLDALDAQDVVLAALVQAIGLGDRLYAGPVHRRRRRRLDGIAERHWAAVIVRRAVPQPRSGPSLPGSDGHFGGMPPGADAAL from the coding sequence GTGCGGACCCTGGCGGACGACCTCTTGGTGCTGTCGATCGGCAGGAGCGGACGGCTGCGCTGCGCCGAGACCCTCCCGTACGGTCTGCGCGGCGCGGAGTTGGCGGACCTGGTCGCGGCCGGACGCGTCGCGGTCGAGACCACGGGCGGCCCCATCCGTATCGCCGTACTGGACCCGTCACCGGTGGGAGACGTCCTGCTGGACCGGGCGATCCGGTGGGTTTTGCGCGAACCGTCCCCGCTGCATCCCTCGGCGTTCGTCAAGCGGACGGTCGGCAGGTCTCCGGGCGCCCACATCGACCATGCGAGGGACCTCGGCACGGTCACCGTGGACCCGCGGCGCGCCGGCCGCCCGGCGCCGGGAAGGATCAGGGTGGTCGACCCGGCGCACCGGGAGGCGGCCCGCGCACGCGTGGACCACGTCGTCGACTCCGACCGGCCGCTCGACGCCCTGGACGCCCAGGACGTGGTGCTCGCCGCCCTGGTGCAGGCGATCGGTCTCGGCGACCGGCTCTACGCGGGACCGGTCCACCGCCGACGCCGCAGGCGGCTGGACGGGATCGCCGAGCGGCACTGGGCCGCGGTCATCGTCCGCCGTGCCGTCCCGCAGCCCCGCTCCGGTCCCTCCCTCCCCGGGAGCGACGGCCACTTCGGCGGCATGCCGCCCGGTGCGGACGCCGCTCTGTGA
- a CDS encoding MbtH family protein: MANPFDDESATFLVLVNDERQYSLWPAGAAVPAGWRVALAESSHDACVRFVEATWTDMRPAGLAAVMDARA; this comes from the coding sequence ATGGCAAATCCGTTCGATGACGAAAGTGCCACCTTCCTCGTCCTGGTCAATGACGAGCGGCAGTATTCGCTGTGGCCGGCCGGTGCGGCGGTGCCAGCGGGCTGGCGTGTGGCGCTCGCCGAGAGTTCACACGACGCGTGCGTGCGCTTCGTCGAAGCCACCTGGACGGACATGCGGCCGGCCGGCCTGGCCGCGGTCATGGACGCGCGGGCCTAG
- a CDS encoding tautomerase family protein produces MASWRGPAHTAIDWRESSAIKIPDSVRHFADKRGLARELARTVMRWERVPDIAFFADNTAAFVHDLGPDDLSTLAGDSHCVRVNVLTNADALDREQRLGVVGDITAAVARAAGDPALQARTWVALTQAVPGGWGIGGHAYTNEEIVRTVRQLLGKE; encoded by the coding sequence TTGGCCTCTTGGCGCGGGCCAGCCCACACCGCAATCGACTGGCGAGAGAGTTCAGCAATCAAGATCCCCGACAGCGTCAGGCACTTCGCGGACAAGCGCGGACTCGCCCGGGAACTGGCCCGCACGGTCATGCGGTGGGAACGGGTGCCGGACATCGCGTTCTTCGCCGACAACACGGCGGCCTTCGTCCACGACCTCGGCCCGGACGACCTCTCGACCTTGGCCGGGGACAGCCACTGCGTACGGGTGAACGTGCTGACCAACGCCGACGCCCTGGACCGCGAGCAGCGGCTCGGCGTCGTCGGCGACATCACCGCCGCCGTCGCCCGCGCCGCCGGCGACCCGGCCCTCCAGGCCCGCACCTGGGTCGCCCTCACCCAGGCCGTTCCCGGCGGCTGGGGAATCGGCGGCCACGCCTACACCAACGAGGAGATCGTCCGGACGGTCAGACAACTCCTCGGCAAGGAATAG
- a CDS encoding IS481 family transposase yields MERSEGPHAHRNAPLTETGRLRLARCVVDDGWSLRRAAERFQVSPTTAQRWAARYREMGEAGMSDRSSRPHHSPRRTPTRTERRIITVRVLRRWGPARIAYLLRLNPATVHRVLTRFGLAPLAHLDRATDRVIRRYEHATPGDLVHIDIKKPGSIPDGGGHRLLGRQAGRKNRAKAGMSFLHNAVADHSRLAYSEILTDEKKETAVGFWQRAHAYFTAAGITVQRVLTDNGACYTSHLWRNTLAAQGIAHKRTRPYRPQTNGKVERFNRTLLDEWAYAKLYRSEAERREAYPQWLHTYKHHRGHTALKGQPPASRVPNLTGQYT; encoded by the coding sequence ATGGAACGATCAGAAGGCCCTCATGCCCACCGTAATGCACCCCTGACCGAGACCGGTCGTCTGCGTCTGGCCCGCTGCGTCGTGGACGACGGCTGGTCGCTGCGGCGTGCTGCCGAGCGCTTCCAGGTCTCGCCCACCACGGCCCAGCGGTGGGCAGCCCGCTACCGGGAGATGGGCGAAGCCGGGATGTCCGACCGGTCCTCACGCCCGCACCACAGCCCGCGCCGGACACCGACCCGGACCGAGCGGCGGATCATCACAGTCCGCGTCCTGCGCCGGTGGGGGCCGGCCCGCATCGCCTACCTGCTGCGACTGAACCCGGCCACCGTGCACCGCGTCCTGACCCGCTTCGGTCTCGCCCCTCTGGCCCACCTGGACCGCGCCACCGACCGGGTGATCCGCCGCTACGAACACGCCACCCCCGGCGACCTGGTGCACATCGACATCAAGAAACCCGGCAGCATCCCCGACGGAGGCGGCCACAGGCTCCTGGGCCGGCAGGCGGGCCGCAAGAACCGGGCCAAGGCCGGCATGAGCTTCCTGCACAACGCCGTCGCCGACCACTCCCGCCTCGCCTACAGCGAGATCCTCACCGACGAGAAGAAGGAGACCGCCGTCGGGTTCTGGCAACGGGCCCACGCCTACTTCACCGCAGCCGGGATCACCGTCCAGCGGGTACTGACCGACAACGGCGCCTGCTACACGTCACACCTGTGGCGCAACACCCTTGCAGCGCAGGGCATCGCACACAAGCGCACCCGCCCCTACCGGCCCCAGACCAACGGGAAGGTCGAGCGGTTCAACCGCACCCTGCTGGACGAATGGGCCTACGCAAAGCTCTACCGCAGCGAAGCCGAACGACGCGAGGCATACCCGCAGTGGCTCCACACCTACAAACACCACCGCGGACACACCGCGCTCAAAGGCCAACCACCCGCCAGCCGCGTCCCCAACCTCACGGGGCAGTACACCTAG
- a CDS encoding SDR family oxidoreductase, producing MNIHGATALVTGANRGIGRHLAAQLVERGAKVYATARRSESIDLDGVEVLALDISDPLAVEAAARAAGDVNLLVNNAGIGGGALLGDLDAVRAALDVNFWGTLSMARAFAPVLAANGGGAMVNIASSASWFVFPGSSAYAVSKAAVWSMGNALRQELAGQGTKVTSVHLGAADTDMMKGYDVPKMDPADVARITLDGVEAGTFEVVVDEFTAMVKASLSEDPRDFDTQFQQFLNS from the coding sequence ATGAACATCCACGGAGCCACTGCGCTCGTCACCGGAGCCAACCGCGGCATCGGCCGTCATCTCGCTGCCCAGCTCGTCGAGCGGGGCGCGAAGGTCTACGCGACCGCCCGCCGATCCGAGTCGATCGATCTCGACGGTGTCGAGGTCCTCGCCCTGGACATCTCCGACCCTCTCGCCGTTGAGGCGGCAGCTCGCGCGGCGGGCGATGTCAACCTGCTCGTCAACAACGCCGGAATCGGCGGAGGCGCTCTGCTCGGTGACCTGGACGCTGTCCGTGCCGCGCTGGACGTGAACTTCTGGGGCACGCTGTCCATGGCCCGCGCCTTCGCGCCGGTCCTCGCGGCGAACGGCGGGGGCGCGATGGTGAACATCGCCTCGTCGGCGTCCTGGTTCGTCTTCCCCGGCAGCAGCGCCTACGCGGTCTCGAAGGCCGCCGTCTGGAGCATGGGCAACGCCCTGCGCCAGGAACTGGCCGGGCAGGGCACGAAAGTCACCTCGGTCCACCTCGGAGCGGCGGACACCGACATGATGAAGGGCTACGACGTACCCAAGATGGACCCGGCCGATGTCGCACGTATCACCCTCGACGGTGTCGAGGCCGGTACGTTCGAGGTTGTCGTCGACGAGTTCACCGCGATGGTCAAGGCGTCGCTGAGCGAGGATCCTCGCGACTTCGACACGCAGTTCCAGCAGTTCCTGAACTCCTGA
- a CDS encoding helix-turn-helix transcriptional regulator, with the protein MRSATGSGRCSTAPGTLGDLARAHALLTAHAPDADPLYLEAIGHHERTRGLARRARSHRLYGEWLRRERRTRDARRQLRIAHGLFFDAMGALGHTGRTARELAAAADPVPPAGPADGGERSAGGPDGLTAQETRVARLAAAGATDAEIAAQLFLSAHTVDYHLRRVFRNLGVRSRRALSDRPARDFS; encoded by the coding sequence GTGCGGAGCGCCACCGGCTCCGGGAGGTGCTCGACCGCGCCCGGCACGCTCGGCGACCTCGCCCGCGCCCACGCACTCCTCACGGCCCACGCCCCCGACGCCGATCCGCTGTACCTGGAGGCGATCGGCCACCACGAGAGGACCCGGGGCTTGGCCCGCCGGGCGCGCAGCCACCGGCTCTACGGCGAGTGGCTGCGGCGCGAACGGCGCACGAGGGACGCCCGCCGCCAGCTGCGCATCGCCCACGGCCTCTTCTTCGACGCCATGGGCGCGCTGGGCCACACCGGGCGCACGGCCCGGGAGCTGGCGGCGGCCGCGGACCCCGTCCCGCCGGCCGGGCCGGCGGACGGCGGGGAGCGGTCCGCCGGCGGCCCGGACGGCCTGACGGCCCAGGAGACGCGCGTGGCGCGGCTGGCCGCCGCGGGGGCCACCGACGCGGAGATCGCCGCCCAGCTCTTCCTGAGCGCCCACACCGTCGACTACCACCTGCGGAGAGTGTTCCGCAACCTCGGCGTCCGCTCGCGCCGCGCCCTGTCCGACCGCCCCGCCCGCGACTTCTCGTAG
- a CDS encoding YciI family protein, producing the protein MAKYMLIMRGTDESMAAMMETPFDQMLETVGRFNEELIKAGVLVAAEGLDDPAQGVVVDFGSGTPVVTDGPYGETKELFGGFYLIDVASKEEAVEWAKRLPAVGGSKCEVRRVPGIDEFPQDNEWIIRERAWRERTGQL; encoded by the coding sequence ATGGCGAAGTACATGCTGATCATGCGAGGCACGGACGAGTCCATGGCGGCGATGATGGAGACGCCCTTCGATCAGATGCTGGAGACGGTGGGCCGTTTCAACGAGGAGCTGATCAAGGCGGGCGTGCTCGTCGCGGCCGAGGGGCTGGACGACCCGGCACAGGGCGTGGTGGTCGACTTCGGCAGCGGGACGCCGGTGGTCACCGACGGCCCCTACGGCGAGACCAAGGAGCTGTTCGGCGGCTTCTACCTGATCGACGTGGCCTCCAAGGAGGAGGCGGTCGAGTGGGCCAAGCGGCTGCCCGCGGTCGGCGGCAGCAAGTGCGAGGTCCGCCGGGTGCCGGGCATCGACGAGTTCCCGCAGGACAACGAGTGGATCATCAGGGAGCGGGCCTGGCGCGAGCGCACCGGCCAGCTCTGA
- a CDS encoding IS630 family transposase — protein MDTCTLVGGAVAAVAATLDETARQVLERLTVSAKAQVRQVLRARIVLAAADGLANAEIACELGIAVNTVRKWRGRFAHQGTDGLKDARRSGRPRIYDDRVRVAIVAAATSAPPHPAATWTHRAIAGRVADTVSAAVSPSHVGRILADLDLKPHKVRGWLTRRDTPDFWQRAEHICDLYRNPPQGAVLLSVDEKTAVAARSRKHPGRPATPGRAARQEFEYVRHGTASLVAALDVRTGEVLTEVITRNNAATFTGFLNRIDTLIPPGTDIHVVLDNGSSHTARHTQAWVKAHPRWTTHFTPPHASWLNQVELVFSALTRSVLRHGDFASRDDLIDKMDSYIINRNETAQPFRWTYDGTPLKEAA, from the coding sequence ATGGACACATGCACGCTGGTGGGTGGGGCAGTTGCGGCGGTTGCCGCGACCTTGGACGAGACCGCGCGCCAGGTGCTGGAGCGGCTGACGGTCTCCGCGAAGGCCCAGGTCCGTCAGGTCCTGCGGGCCCGGATCGTGCTCGCGGCAGCAGACGGGCTGGCCAACGCGGAGATCGCCTGTGAGCTGGGCATCGCGGTGAACACCGTCCGCAAGTGGCGCGGACGCTTCGCCCACCAGGGCACCGACGGCTTGAAGGACGCCAGGCGCTCGGGCCGGCCCAGGATCTACGACGACCGGGTGCGCGTGGCGATCGTGGCCGCCGCGACCAGCGCCCCGCCGCACCCGGCGGCCACCTGGACCCATCGGGCGATCGCCGGGCGGGTCGCGGACACCGTCTCCGCAGCCGTCTCGCCTTCCCACGTCGGGCGGATACTGGCGGACCTGGACCTCAAGCCGCACAAGGTCCGCGGCTGGCTCACCCGCCGCGACACCCCCGACTTCTGGCAACGCGCCGAACACATCTGCGACCTCTACCGCAACCCGCCCCAGGGCGCGGTGCTGCTGTCAGTCGATGAGAAGACCGCGGTCGCCGCCCGCTCCCGCAAGCACCCCGGCCGCCCCGCCACCCCGGGCCGCGCAGCCCGCCAGGAGTTCGAGTACGTCCGCCACGGCACCGCCTCCCTGGTCGCCGCACTCGACGTGCGCACCGGTGAGGTCCTCACCGAAGTCATCACACGCAACAACGCGGCGACCTTCACCGGCTTCCTCAACCGGATCGACACGCTCATCCCCCCGGGCACGGACATCCACGTGGTCCTGGACAACGGTTCCTCGCACACCGCCAGGCATACCCAGGCGTGGGTCAAGGCACATCCGCGCTGGACAACGCATTTCACCCCGCCCCACGCCTCGTGGCTCAACCAGGTCGAACTGGTCTTCTCTGCCCTGACCCGCAGCGTGCTGCGACACGGCGACTTCGCCAGCCGCGACGACCTCATCGACAAGATGGACAGTTACATCATCAATCGCAACGAAACCGCGCAGCCCTTCCGCTGGACCTACGACGGCACTCCGCTCAAGGAAGCAGCCTGA
- a CDS encoding MerR family transcriptional regulator, producing the protein MRIGKVAEGAGVSVRALRYYEEQGLVIADRSPSGHRQYPESAVERVKFIQLLYSAGLSSKAILQVLPFLDTLVATPRMTQRLKDERDRIWTQIGDLTRAHDRLDELIGLATKSAISPATCPASVDAAT; encoded by the coding sequence ATGCGTATCGGAAAGGTGGCCGAAGGCGCTGGGGTCAGCGTCCGTGCGCTGCGGTACTACGAAGAGCAAGGGCTCGTCATCGCCGACCGCAGCCCCAGCGGCCACCGGCAGTATCCCGAGTCCGCCGTTGAGCGGGTGAAGTTCATCCAGCTTCTCTACTCGGCCGGGCTGAGCAGCAAGGCGATCTTGCAGGTCCTGCCCTTCCTGGACACCCTCGTCGCGACCCCAAGGATGACACAGCGACTCAAGGACGAACGCGACCGCATTTGGACCCAGATCGGCGACCTGACCAGGGCGCACGACCGACTCGATGAGCTGATCGGCCTCGCCACCAAGTCTGCGATCTCTCCAGCTACCTGCCCGGCGAGCGTGGATGCCGCCACATGA
- a CDS encoding COG1470 family protein gives MTPSAASSGAGAPAPDIPAVTVTPGGTASTVLTVRNDSDIVEAYALEVVGDCAPWAVVEPERVSLYPGTSETVTIRLNPPRSPDVRAGEVPLGVRVLPAEHPESVTVPETTVHVAEFHELDAQLLPRRRRGWLRGRYRLAVRNGGNTPAQVAFTPGQAGEELRFRFTPAGLGLAAGESAETRLRVRTTGRPVWFGKPVVWPFTVRVDDAAVPEGTDRAAAGTPPVLEAEFVQIPVFPKWLLAVLAALIALVLAWFTLVRPAVRSTARQAADAVVHASPTTAAGRSGQPSAAGTGDSAPPPGGQGTGAPGTGARPGTGGTGAGGSGGTVGDGRQTSRTIEVRTPSGGERAGSYTVPAGKVFGVTDIVVANFQGDEGVLTISFDNQSVTIIALENFRNQDYHWVTPIEIPGNATVTMDVNCTKPGTPASGRQARQCRELLNVSGALSDALQ, from the coding sequence GTGACGCCATCTGCAGCCTCCTCCGGCGCCGGAGCGCCCGCCCCCGACATCCCGGCGGTGACGGTGACGCCGGGCGGCACCGCCTCGACCGTGCTGACCGTCCGCAACGACAGCGACATCGTCGAGGCGTACGCCCTGGAGGTCGTCGGCGACTGCGCGCCCTGGGCCGTGGTGGAGCCCGAGCGCGTCTCCCTCTACCCGGGCACCTCCGAGACGGTGACCATCCGGCTGAACCCGCCGCGCTCCCCCGACGTCCGGGCCGGCGAGGTGCCCCTGGGCGTACGGGTGCTGCCCGCCGAACACCCCGAGTCCGTCACGGTGCCCGAAACCACGGTGCACGTGGCGGAGTTCCACGAGCTGGACGCCCAACTGCTGCCGCGCCGCCGGCGCGGCTGGCTGCGGGGCCGCTACCGGCTGGCGGTGCGCAACGGGGGCAACACCCCGGCACAGGTGGCCTTCACCCCCGGGCAGGCGGGGGAGGAACTGCGGTTCCGGTTCACGCCCGCCGGGCTGGGCCTGGCGGCGGGGGAGTCGGCGGAGACCCGGCTGCGGGTCCGCACCACCGGCCGGCCGGTCTGGTTCGGCAAGCCGGTGGTCTGGCCGTTCACCGTACGCGTCGACGACGCCGCGGTACCGGAGGGCACCGACCGGGCCGCGGCGGGCACGCCGCCGGTCCTGGAGGCCGAGTTCGTCCAGATCCCGGTCTTCCCGAAGTGGCTGCTCGCGGTGCTCGCGGCCCTGATCGCGCTGGTGCTGGCCTGGTTCACCCTGGTGCGTCCCGCGGTGCGCAGCACGGCCCGGCAGGCCGCCGACGCGGTGGTCCACGCGAGCCCCACGACCGCGGCCGGCCGGAGCGGGCAGCCGTCCGCCGCCGGCACCGGCGACAGCGCCCCGCCGCCCGGCGGCCAGGGCACGGGCGCGCCCGGCACGGGAGCGCGGCCGGGCACGGGCGGCACGGGTGCGGGCGGGAGCGGCGGCACGGTCGGCGACGGGCGGCAGACCTCGCGCACCATCGAGGTGCGGACGCCCAGCGGGGGGGAAAGGGCGGGCAGCTACACGGTGCCCGCGGGGAAGGTCTTCGGCGTCACGGACATCGTGGTCGCCAACTTCCAGGGTGACGAGGGCGTGCTGACCATCAGCTTCGACAACCAGAGCGTCACCATCATCGCGCTGGAGAACTTCCGCAACCAGGACTACCACTGGGTCACCCCCATCGAGATCCCCGGGAACGCGACCGTCACCATGGACGTGAACTGCACGAAGCCGGGCACACCGGCCTCCGGACGTCAGGCGCGGCAGTGCCGTGAGCTCCTGAACGTGAGCGGTGCGCTCAGCGATGCGCTCCAGTGA
- a CDS encoding GNAT family N-acetyltransferase produces MADLAVRIAGADHRDVLERLWPLFLHDLSEFRGVLPNPDGTYRREWLESAIGDPAWLAYLVWSGDRPVGFAFVRALNSDARVLNSFFMVRGARRSGLGLRAVRSVLAAHPGRWEIAFQEENAGAARFWRRVASEIAGEAWTEELRLVPGKPDLPANTWVAFDAR; encoded by the coding sequence ATGGCAGACCTTGCCGTCCGTATAGCGGGCGCCGACCACCGCGACGTCCTGGAACGACTCTGGCCGCTTTTCCTGCACGACCTGTCGGAGTTCAGGGGTGTCCTGCCGAACCCGGACGGAACATACCGGCGCGAGTGGCTGGAGTCGGCGATCGGCGATCCCGCCTGGTTGGCCTATCTCGTATGGTCTGGTGACCGGCCGGTCGGCTTCGCGTTCGTACGCGCGCTGAACAGCGATGCGCGCGTGCTGAACAGCTTCTTCATGGTGCGTGGGGCACGCCGGTCAGGCCTTGGGTTGCGAGCGGTGCGGTCTGTCCTGGCCGCGCACCCCGGCCGATGGGAGATCGCTTTTCAGGAGGAGAACGCGGGCGCGGCGCGCTTCTGGCGTCGCGTTGCTTCCGAAATCGCCGGCGAGGCATGGACCGAGGAGCTGCGACTGGTGCCCGGGAAGCCCGACCTGCCGGCGAACACATGGGTTGCGTTCGATGCGCGGTAG